The candidate division WOR-3 bacterium nucleotide sequence TGATATTGCACGCTCGACCGGCGTTGCCAAGGGCACTGTTTACCTTTATTTCAAGGACAAACAGGATCTTTATGTCGCTACGATCGAGGAGCATTTCGGTAATGCACTGGGTATGCTCTCTGAAGTCGAAAACGCACCCGGTACACCCGGTGAGAAAATGCAGAAAATCGCACGTGATTTCGCCAATTACATCATACATCTACGAACTGCTTACATGCTCTTCACATTTGAGAACATCAATTTGACCGGTAAAACACTGAAAAGAATCCATTCCACAGTTGAACCGAGAGTATCAAGCATGATAGAGACAATCAGCTGCATTATTCGAGATGGTATAGAAAAAAATGAATTCCGCAAAGTCGACCCGACACTTGCGGCATTTCACTTTCTCAGCACGATACGGGCAATTTTCTTAAGCAGTTATTACCTGACGAATGATGCGATCAACATAGAAAGTATACTCGAGTTGTTTTTTGAGGGATTGAATAAAAGGAGGTAGTCTTTATGTTCTTATCAGTTCTATTACTATTAACATCTCTGTTCCCGACAAGTGAAAAGATCGAAATTTCAGCAGGCCCGAATTATTCTTCGTACCTTCTTTTCCAGGATACGACCGAATCAATAGGGAAATGGAACATGGGTGGTGAAATAGGTATCAATAACATCATACCGCATATTGGCTTGAAACTGCGCGGCACAATGCTACACTACGATGCACCCGCTGAACAAGGACCTTATGCATGGGAATACACACCGTTGAGTCTGTGTGCAAGTTTCGATATCCTTCCTTTCTTGAGAACACCATGGATGCGTTTATCCATAGAAACCGGTCTTGGACTCTACTTCTGGCGCGGTCTCTATGACGACGAAATCATCGTTCTGCCAACCGGGGACACAGTCGAGGAAACCGACATCGGTTTTGTCGGAGGGCTTACATTCCAGATAAGACCGGTAAGATACTTCGGAATCGAATATGCGATGCGCTATCATTATATCGCCAGTGCGAACATCAACAAATACGGATTCTCGGACAAGGACGACAAAATATGGGAAAACGGTATCGGCATAAAGTTCATACTACCTTTATGAATATCTTCACAATATTCTGCTCCGAATTACAGATAACCTACAAGTTTAGGAGGTAATAATGTTGGCAATTTTAGCCTTATTCCTCAGCATGACAGGTGCTGATACATTAAGCTTTACTGTGGAAGAGGCAATCGATTTTGCATTACAAAAGAATCCCGAGATCGCGCAGCTGACGATCGAATATGAGAAATCACAACAGCAGGTAGGTCAGGCGATTTCCAGTTTTTATCCAAAGGTCACTGCCAGCGGCTATTTCGCCTACATAACCGATGTTCCGGTCATTGAATTCGACAGTATACCTATACCATTTGGGTCAAACGAGAACTACGGACTTCAGCTTTCGTTGCAGCAAGTACTTTTTACCTGGGGCAAGCTCTACAACGCATACAAAATTTCCGACCTCGCGAGCGACATTGCTGAACTTAGTCTAGTCAGAAAGCGACAAGAAATCAGGTATTCAGTAACCAACGCCTTCTACGGATTGCTCGTACTCGATGAATACATAAAGCAGGCACGCGCCAGTCTCGAGCAACTCGAACGGTTTGCAGCATCGGTCGAAACACGATTCAAAGCGGGACTGGTCTCTCGCTTCGACTTGCTGCGCGCTCAGGTGCAGGTCGAGAATCTGAAACCTCAGGTTATTCAATCCGAGAACGCATTGAACCTCGCTCGAGAAGGGTTTAAGTTGCTGTTGGGTATGGATTTGGAGACAGAATTCTATCTGGCCGGAGAGCTACGGATGATCGAGGAAGATTTCTCGCTTGACCAGCTAATAGACGATGCGGTTCAAAATCGTGTAGAAATAAAAAATCTGAAGAAAACGGAGAGAATCGCTCAATTGGCTCAAGCCATTGCGCGTCGTGCAAACCTACCCTCAGTGGTAGGCGGTGCAACTTACGAGCGCACAAAACCATTCAGTATCACCGGCGATGAATGGGGTTCAAGCCTGACTTTCAATATAGGTTTTGAGTTTCCTCTCTTCACCGGCTTCAATAATTTATACAAGAGTCGTGAAGCTGGATTAGTGCTCAAAGAAGCACGCCTCGCTCTCGAGAACCTTGAAAGGGCGATCATTGTAGAGGTAAAAACGGCTTATTTGACTTTTCTGGCCGCCGGAGAGGCGATCGATGCGGCTGAAAAGAACGTCGGACAGGCAAGAGAGGCGTTCAACATAATCGAAACAAGATATAAGAGCGGGCTGGCTACTAATCTTGAGGTGCTCGACACTGAACTTGCGTACCGCCAGGCACAGGTCAATTATCTTACCGCTCTCAAGAATTACAACACATCGCTGGCCGAAATTTATAAATCAATTGGCAAGGAGGATTAGATGCGTAAATGGTTAATAATTATTGTCGTTGTTGTAGTATTGCTCATCGCAATTTTTCTGAGAATAGGAGCCTCAAGACGCGCTCAAAAAACCGAGGAATTCACTGCGAGTATTTCAGTGGAAGTGATGTCTGCAAAACGAGACAATGTTAAAAGCACCTGCGAAGTATTGGGTGCGATAATGGCCGTCAAGACGGCACAGGTCTTTCCCGAGACGATGGGGCGGATTACACAAATCCTCGTCAAAGAAGGCTCTTATGTCTCTAAAGAAAATAATCTAATGGCAATGCGCAATGAAACGATCGGGTTCGAATACGAAGAGGGTTTTATCAGATCGCCGATAGGTGGCAACGTCGCTAAAGTCATGGTCGATGTCGGCTCAATGGTGACACCACAGACGCCTGTTGCCGTAGTAATGGATTACTCAAGGGTCAATGTTTCGTTCAACGTCGCCGAAACGAATATTGGCTGCATAGAGAAGAATGATAAAGTCGCAGTCAGGATTGATGCGATGCCCGGTGAGTCGTTTACGGGGACCGTTACCGAACTGACCCCTGTCGTTGACCCAATGACACGCACGCTGGGTGTCAAGGCATCGATCAATAACGCCAAGAAAATGCTGAGACCGGGCATGACCGCGCGCATAACCATCAACCTAGGTGAGAAGAGCAATGTCATCGTAGTTCCGCGCGATGCGCTCCTCGACGGATATCTCTTTGTCGTCAGCGATAGCACAGCCGAACGCCGTGATGTAACGGCGGGATTGATCGGTGACAAGTATGCGGAAATTATCAGCGGCCTGAGTGATGGTGAACGTGTTGTCATCGTTGGTCAACAGCGACTTGCGGGCGGAGAAAAGGTAGTGCCTGTATTGAGGAGCGAACCATGAATCTGACCGACGTTTCCATAAAAAGACCTTTGTCCGTTTCCATGGTCTTTTTGGCCATTATTCTGTTCGGTTTTATCTCGGTCACAAATCTTCCCGTCGACCTCTTTCCAAATGTAACGTTTCCCATGATGATCGTCCTTACAACTTATCCGGGAGCCGGCCCAGAAGAAATCGAAACACAGATAACCGAACCTCTCGAGCAAACTCTCGGCACGGTCAATAATATCAAAAAAGTAACATCAACAACATCAGAAAACATATCCAACATCTTGCTGGAATTCGAATGGGGGACTGACCTCGATGCGGCATCAAATGATGTACGGGACCGCATGGGTTTCATCCTGCCATATCTGCCTGAGGATGCAGATTATCCGCTGATCTTCAAATTTGATATTTCACAGCAGCCGGTCATGATGTACAACATATCCGGTGATATCGATCCTCTTGAATTGGATCAAATCGCCGATGATATAGCCGAACGCCTGCAACGTGTTGGCGGTGTTGCCGCTTCGTACGCCATGAGCGGCACGATGACAGAGATCCAGGTCATACTGGACCCGGTCAAATTGCGTGGTACGGGCATAACATCAGAGCAGGTGATGCAAATACTGCAGGCACAGAATGTCA carries:
- a CDS encoding TetR/AcrR family transcriptional regulator, with the translated sequence MRKKEPITRDKIIKSALKIFAQKGFYKTTVDDIARSTGVAKGTVYLYFKDKQDLYVATIEEHFGNALGMLSEVENAPGTPGEKMQKIARDFANYIIHLRTAYMLFTFENINLTGKTLKRIHSTVEPRVSSMIETISCIIRDGIEKNEFRKVDPTLAAFHFLSTIRAIFLSSYYLTNDAINIESILELFFEGLNKRR
- a CDS encoding TolC family protein yields the protein MLAILALFLSMTGADTLSFTVEEAIDFALQKNPEIAQLTIEYEKSQQQVGQAISSFYPKVTASGYFAYITDVPVIEFDSIPIPFGSNENYGLQLSLQQVLFTWGKLYNAYKISDLASDIAELSLVRKRQEIRYSVTNAFYGLLVLDEYIKQARASLEQLERFAASVETRFKAGLVSRFDLLRAQVQVENLKPQVIQSENALNLAREGFKLLLGMDLETEFYLAGELRMIEEDFSLDQLIDDAVQNRVEIKNLKKTERIAQLAQAIARRANLPSVVGGATYERTKPFSITGDEWGSSLTFNIGFEFPLFTGFNNLYKSREAGLVLKEARLALENLERAIIVEVKTAYLTFLAAGEAIDAAEKNVGQAREAFNIIETRYKSGLATNLEVLDTELAYRQAQVNYLTALKNYNTSLAEIYKSIGKED
- a CDS encoding efflux RND transporter periplasmic adaptor subunit yields the protein MRKWLIIIVVVVVLLIAIFLRIGASRRAQKTEEFTASISVEVMSAKRDNVKSTCEVLGAIMAVKTAQVFPETMGRITQILVKEGSYVSKENNLMAMRNETIGFEYEEGFIRSPIGGNVAKVMVDVGSMVTPQTPVAVVMDYSRVNVSFNVAETNIGCIEKNDKVAVRIDAMPGESFTGTVTELTPVVDPMTRTLGVKASINNAKKMLRPGMTARITINLGEKSNVIVVPRDALLDGYLFVVSDSTAERRDVTAGLIGDKYAEIISGLSDGERVVIVGQQRLAGGEKVVPVLRSEP